In Papaver somniferum cultivar HN1 chromosome 1, ASM357369v1, whole genome shotgun sequence, a genomic segment contains:
- the LOC113336642 gene encoding pentatricopeptide repeat-containing protein At5g16860-like, whose amino-acid sequence MYLSCECPSYALTVLEHLQPSPSLVYWWNALIKRNVHLGLYNDSLNLFYRMTALGWTADHYTYPFVLKACAEIPDTRRGRIVHAVICNYGFESNVFVCNSLVAMYARCGALVDGRKMFDEMCQRGVTDKVSWNSIVAAYMQSRDSDEALILFMRMTRNVKLLPDVVSLVNILPAFASSGSWEHGRQVHGLAVRNGLFDDVFVGNAILNMYAKCKMMDQAKKVFDVMEDKDVVTWNGMVTAYSQSGSFKDALLLVEKMKEKRIEMDVVTWSAVIAGYAQRGHGCEALDVFRQMQISGSVPNVVTLVSLLSGCATAGALLQGKETHCYSMKRILKREGVDREEDKMVNNTLIDMYAKCQDVSSARCIFDSLTFIERNVVTWTAMIGGYAQHGDAKDSMKLFSEMMRGSSTPNAFTISCVLMACSRLSALRSGKEIHAYALRNRYENSMLRVANCLIDMYSKCGDVDAARNVFDNMKQRNDVSWISLMTGYGMHGRGEDALEYFDGMLKEGFVPDGLTFVVVLYACSHSGMVDQAIDYFNNMTKDFGVIPQVEHYACMVDVLGRAGRLNEAVELINRMPMEPSQIVWVALLSACKTHTNVELGELASKKLLEMDSENDGSYTLLSNIYADAGCWNDVARIRSLMKKSGIRKRPGYSCVQGKKGNTTFFVGDRSHPQSEQIYKVLADLILRIKELGYIPKTSYALHDVADEEKNDLLSEHSEKLALAYGILTSYLGAPIRIIKNLRICGDCHSAITFISKIVDHEIIVRDPSRFHHFKKGSCSCKGYW is encoded by the coding sequence ATGTACTTATCATGTGAATGTCCTAGTTATGCACTTACTGTCTTAGAACATCTACAGCCATCTCCTTCTCTTGTTTACTGGTGGAATGCACTTATAAAAAGAAATGTACATTTAGGATTATAtaatgattctttgaatctcttTTATCGGATGACGGCGCTTGGATGGACAGCTGATCACTATACATACCCTTTTGTTCTTAAAGCTTGCGCTGAGATTCCTGACACTCGTAGAGGTAGAATTGTTCATGCTGTTATTTGTAATTATGGGTTTGAGTCGAATGTGTTTGTTTGTAACTCTTTGGTGGCAATGTACGCTAGATGTGGCGCGTTAGTAGACGGCCGGAAGATGTTCGATGAAATGTGTCAGAGGGGTGTGACTGATAAAGTCTCATGGAATTCAATTGTTGCTGCTTATATGCAATCAAGGGATTCAGATGAAGCTTTGATATTGTTCATGAGAATGACGAGAAATGTTAAGCTTTTGCCAGATGTAGTGAGTTTGGTTAACATTCTTCCTGCTTTTGCTTCATCTGGTTCTTGGGAGCATGGTAGACAAGTTCATGGTTTAGCAGTAAGGAATGGCTTATTTGATGATGTTTTCGTGGGTAATGCGATTCTTAATATGTATGCTAAGTGTAAAATGATGGATCAAGCTAAGAAGGTTTTTGACGTTATGGAGGATAAAGATGTAGTTACTTGGAATGGAATGGTGACTGCGTATTCTCAGAGTGGGTCTTTTAAAGATGcattgcttctggttgagaaaatgaaggagaagagaattgaAATGGATGTGGTTACATGGAGTGCTGTAATTGCAGGTTATGCTCAACGAGGTCATGGTTGTGAGGCCTTGGATGTGTTTAGACAAATGCAGATTTCAGGGTCTGTGCCAAACGTTGTCACTCTTGTATCCCTTCTTTCAGGTTGCGCCACTGCTGGAGCTCTACTTCAAGGGAAAGAGACCCATTGTTATTCGATGAAACGCATTCTAAAACGAGAGGGGGTTgatcgtgaagaagataaaatggTAAATAACACACTTATTGACATGTACGCAAAATGCCAGGATGTTAGTAGTGCCCGTTGCATCTTCGACTCATTAACATTTATAGAGAGGAATGTAGTCACTTGGACTGCCATGATAGGTGGTTATGCACAACATGGAGATGCTAAAGATTCAATGAAACTGTTTTCAGAAATGATGCGAGGATCTAGCACTCCAAATGCCTTTACAATATCATGTGTTTTAATGGCATGTTCTCGTCTTTCTGCATTGAGGTCTGGTAAAGAGATCCACGCGTATGCTCTTCGAAACCGATATGAGAATTCTATGTTACGTGTGGCCAATTGTCTGATAGATATGTATTCTAAATGTGGGGATGTTGATGCAGCTCGCAATGTCTTTGACAATATGAAACAAAGGAATGACGTCTCTTGGATTTCGTTAATGACTGGTTACGGAATGCATGGCCGAGGTGAAGATGCTTTAGAGTATTTTGATGGAATGTTAAAAGAAGGTTTTGTTCCCGACGGACTCACTTTTGTTGTTGTGCTCTATGCGTGTAGTCATTCTGGTATGGTAGATCAAGCGATCGATTATTTCAACAATATGACGAAGGATTTTGGAGTCATTCCTCAAGTGGAACACTATGCTTGTATGGTTGATGTCTTGGGTCGAGCAGGTCGATTAAATGAAGCTGTTGAACTTATCAATAGAATGCCTATGGAACCAAGTCAAATTGTTTGGGTAGCACTGCTTAGTGCTTGTAAAACTCATACCAATGTGGAATTGGGGGAATTGGCTTCAAAGAAACTGTTAGAAATGGATTCTGAAAATGATGGTTCTTATACCTTACTTTCAAATATATATGCAGATGCTGGATGTTGGAATGACGTAGCAAGGATTAGGTCATTGATGAAGAAATCTGGGATCAGGAAGAGACCTGGGTACAGTTGTGTTCAAGGAAAGAAGGGTAACACCACATTTTTTGTGGGGGATAGGTCTCACCCACAATCAGAACAGATTTATAAGGTTCTTGCGGATCTGATTTTGCGAATCAAGGAACTTGGGTATATACCGAAAACCAGTTATGCTCTTCATGATGTGGCTGATGAGGAAAAAAACGATCTTTTATCTGAACACAGTGAGAAACTTGCTCTTGCTTATGGGATTCTTACCTCATACCTTGGAGCGCCAATTCGGATTATTAAGAACCTTCGTATCTGCGGTGACTGTCATAGTGCCATAACTTTTATATCCAAGATTGTGGATCATGAAATTATAGTGCGGGATCCAAGTCGCTTCCATCATTTTAAGAAAGGTTCTTGCTCTTGCAAAGGGTATTGGTGA